From Candidatus Bathyanammoxibius amoris, the proteins below share one genomic window:
- a CDS encoding beta-hydroxyacyl-ACP dehydratase: MPPKFLVDLKGFDLDKPEVSIEEIRDVNPHRYEMEQLTAILRYDPDNKLIVGYKDVTADEFWVRGHIPGRPLMPGVLMVEAAAQLCTYYYKRAMADERFLGFGGVDKVKFRGTVVPGDKLILIAKNLELRPRRAIFDTQGVVDDRIVFGARIIGMAV; the protein is encoded by the coding sequence ATGCCACCAAAATTTCTAGTTGACCTCAAGGGGTTTGACCTCGATAAGCCGGAGGTAAGCATTGAGGAAATAAGGGACGTTAACCCCCACCGCTACGAGATGGAGCAGCTTACGGCGATATTGAGATATGACCCGGACAACAAACTTATTGTGGGCTACAAGGACGTGACGGCGGATGAATTCTGGGTGCGTGGCCATATACCTGGAAGACCGCTGATGCCCGGCGTTCTTATGGTAGAGGCGGCCGCGCAGCTGTGTACCTATTATTACAAGAGGGCTATGGCTGACGAGAGGTTTCTGGGTTTTGGCGGCGTAGACAAGGTAAAGTTCCGCGGCACGGTGGTTCCCGGAGACAAACTTATACTGATAGCAAAAAACCTTGAATTAAGACCCAGAAGGGCCATCTTTGACACGCAGGGAGTGGTGGACGACAGGATAGTCTTTGGGGCAAGGATTATTGGGATGGCTGTTTAA
- a CDS encoding HAD hydrolase-like protein produces MSHTPGAVKAVIFDLDDTLYDCSGTLVRSQRLMAAKVIARAIGCPEKEAYELQLELDRKKTPDSDLYEAIARQYSLPHSFLEDVKEALSEVSISGSGIKPFPGAVETLTELKDRGFVLFLVTMGKREEQEEKVHVLGLDGLFGEIAILDTSKASPDAKKASFKDILDRHGLKPEQVLCVGDRMDRELKVAKELGITTIMIKHGRHYQRFISDPTNSEKPDIYIENMADLPGIVPVKQPSQ; encoded by the coding sequence ATGTCACACACCCCGGGGGCCGTAAAGGCCGTAATCTTTGACCTCGATGACACCCTCTACGACTGCTCTGGGACTCTTGTACGCTCTCAGAGACTTATGGCGGCAAAGGTCATCGCCCGCGCCATCGGGTGTCCGGAGAAAGAGGCCTATGAACTACAGCTTGAACTCGACAGGAAAAAGACCCCCGACAGCGACCTGTATGAGGCCATAGCCCGTCAATACTCCCTGCCCCACAGCTTTCTTGAAGACGTCAAGGAGGCACTTTCTGAGGTAAGTATCAGTGGGAGTGGAATAAAGCCTTTTCCAGGGGCGGTGGAAACTCTCACGGAACTGAAAGACAGGGGATTTGTGTTATTTCTTGTCACTATGGGCAAGCGTGAGGAGCAGGAAGAGAAGGTGCACGTGCTGGGCTTGGATGGACTATTTGGCGAAATAGCCATCCTGGATACAAGTAAGGCCAGCCCGGATGCCAAGAAGGCAAGTTTTAAGGACATCCTGGACAGGCACGGTCTGAAACCGGAACAGGTCCTCTGCGTGGGTGACAGAATGGACCGGGAACTCAAGGTGGCGAAGGAGTTGGGGATTACTACGATAATGATAAAGCACGGAAGGCACTACCAGCGCTTCATCTCAGACCCCACTAACAGCGAGAAACCCGATATATATATAGAAAACATGGCCGACCTGCCTGGTATCGTCCCCGTTAAACAGCCATCCCAATAA
- the yvcK gene encoding uridine diphosphate-N-acetylglucosamine-binding protein YvcK: protein MRIKAVIFDLDDTLYDCSGLLVGAARRRAAKAMVDAGLPISIGEAYKLQLTVAEKYGPSSLVFNEIAKMHGMDHTLVECALKTYNSDEVSEIEPFPDVIPTLKQLRQEKYKLFLVTMGVHRRQEMKLETLGISSCFDDIVVNDQEVGLLLEDCFTGLLQKYNLLPSEVAVVGDRVGLELRVAKTMGMYAIQMLHGRFKVEAPLRNSEKPDYKIKHIYQLSTILELINKGKLPDRLRILTIGGGTGLPIVLQGLKTYSNSLTAVVTVTDSGRSSGILRKQYGIPPPGDARNCLVALSETDEQQEDLYKLFQYRFDRGSLEGMSLGNLLMTALTDITGSFEQAIKKASKILAIKGKVLPSTLQDTHICAELEDGTRLEGEFNIRQPGKAPIKEVLLKPDNADALPETLEEIKNADIIVLGPGSLYTSIITNILVKGLREAIGSSSATKIYVCNIVTQPGQTDGYVASDHIKAVTRYLGEGVLDYVLVNDNLPRKDILEKYEEEDAFVVRVDPGVSSLSVKAVEADLVEDLDKARVLWEKQDLLRHNPDKLADAICRVYARLPIRSLAAETEKVS, encoded by the coding sequence ATGAGGATTAAGGCGGTAATCTTTGACCTGGATGACACTCTTTACGACTGTTCGGGCCTGTTAGTCGGGGCGGCCAGAAGGCGCGCGGCCAAGGCCATGGTGGACGCCGGTCTCCCCATAAGTATTGGAGAGGCCTACAAGCTCCAGCTAACCGTGGCAGAAAAGTACGGCCCGTCATCCCTGGTGTTTAATGAAATAGCCAAGATGCATGGAATGGACCACACCCTGGTCGAATGTGCCTTGAAGACGTATAACAGCGACGAGGTCTCTGAGATCGAACCCTTCCCGGACGTTATCCCCACCCTGAAGCAGCTCAGACAGGAAAAATATAAACTGTTCCTGGTAACGATGGGGGTTCACAGGAGACAGGAAATGAAGCTGGAGACACTGGGCATATCCTCCTGCTTCGACGATATTGTGGTGAATGACCAGGAGGTAGGGCTGCTACTGGAAGATTGTTTCACGGGACTTCTCCAGAAGTACAATCTCCTGCCCAGCGAAGTGGCCGTAGTAGGTGACAGGGTCGGCTTGGAGCTAAGGGTGGCAAAAACCATGGGCATGTACGCGATTCAGATGCTGCATGGAAGATTCAAGGTAGAGGCACCCCTGCGCAACTCTGAGAAACCGGACTATAAGATAAAACACATATATCAGCTTTCCACGATACTTGAACTTATAAACAAGGGCAAACTCCCCGACAGGCTCAGAATACTCACGATAGGCGGGGGAACGGGCCTGCCTATAGTGCTCCAAGGTCTTAAGACCTACAGCAACAGCCTCACGGCAGTCGTTACGGTGACTGATTCCGGGCGTAGCTCAGGTATACTCAGAAAGCAGTATGGGATTCCACCCCCTGGAGACGCCAGGAATTGTCTAGTGGCGCTGTCGGAGACCGACGAACAGCAGGAGGATCTCTACAAACTATTTCAATACAGATTTGACAGGGGCTCGTTAGAAGGGATGAGTCTTGGCAACCTGCTCATGACCGCCCTTACGGACATAACAGGCTCCTTTGAACAGGCAATTAAGAAGGCGAGTAAAATCCTGGCAATAAAGGGAAAGGTACTGCCGTCCACCCTTCAAGACACACACATATGCGCCGAGCTTGAAGACGGAACAAGGTTGGAAGGTGAGTTTAACATCCGCCAGCCCGGAAAGGCCCCGATAAAGGAAGTACTGCTTAAACCGGATAACGCAGACGCCCTGCCGGAAACACTCGAAGAGATTAAAAACGCGGACATAATCGTATTAGGCCCCGGAAGCCTTTATACCAGCATCATCACCAACATACTGGTAAAGGGGCTCAGAGAGGCCATTGGAAGTTCTTCTGCCACAAAGATATATGTATGCAATATTGTCACACAGCCGGGCCAGACAGACGGCTACGTGGCTTCCGACCACATCAAGGCTGTAACCCGCTATCTTGGAGAAGGGGTGCTGGACTACGTACTGGTAAACGACAATCTGCCACGGAAGGACATACTGGAAAAATATGAAGAAGAAGACGCATTTGTCGTGAGAGTTGACCCCGGCGTAAGCAGTCTATCCGTAAAGGCCGTGGAGGCCGACCTGGTAGAAGACCTGGATAAGGCCAGGGTCTTATGGGAAAAGCAGGACCTTCTACGCCACAACCCGGACAAACTGGCTGACGCCATCTGCAGGGTATACGCCCGCCTGCCGATACGTAGTCTGGCGGCAGAGACAGAGAAAGTAAGTTAG
- a CDS encoding DUF192 domain-containing protein: MINNRYKVLLIIVLAGVISYGYLGSGSNPVKISVGGKEVHVELAVEPEVRSRGLQFRTSLAENHGMLFVFPVEGRHAFWMKDTHIPLSIAFINKGGLITQIEDMNPDSLERHTPSEKVKYALEMNGGWFRRNNVRAGDRVTIPPDIKTITE, from the coding sequence ATGATAAATAATCGATACAAGGTATTATTGATAATAGTACTGGCAGGTGTTATCTCATACGGCTACCTGGGTTCCGGAAGCAACCCCGTAAAGATCTCGGTGGGCGGTAAGGAGGTCCATGTCGAGCTGGCGGTGGAGCCGGAGGTGCGCAGCCGGGGGCTGCAGTTCCGTACGTCTCTGGCAGAAAACCACGGAATGCTCTTTGTATTTCCTGTGGAAGGCCGACACGCCTTCTGGATGAAAGATACACATATACCGCTTTCCATTGCGTTTATCAATAAAGGCGGGCTTATCACACAGATTGAGGACATGAACCCCGACAGCCTCGAACGCCATACTCCCAGTGAGAAGGTGAAGTACGCCCTGGAGATGAACGGTGGATGGTTTAGACGCAACAACGTACGCGCGGGGGACCGGGTTACAATACCCCCTGACATCAAAACCATTACTGAATAA
- a CDS encoding archaemetzincin family Zn-dependent metalloprotease — MWTTLNIMFVCLVVLSAAATTSYGAEVPRVVRLIPVGEIQEGLLRELAGSLKKNLGVVAQVGPGIEVPADAYNTKRKQYFSTDILRELSGMRPGGKLYLLGVTELDLYVPTLNFVFGEALPFRNVAIISLHRLREEFYGRDADNIILSERMTKEAVHELGHIWRLRHCPNPRCVMYFSNSLADTDKKPASFCKNCQPLLKLKRHDK; from the coding sequence ATGTGGACAACGCTCAATATAATGTTCGTCTGTCTTGTCGTTCTCTCTGCTGCCGCCACCACGTCTTATGGTGCTGAGGTCCCCAGGGTGGTGCGCTTGATACCGGTAGGCGAAATCCAGGAGGGGCTGCTCAGGGAACTGGCAGGCTCCTTAAAGAAAAACCTGGGTGTGGTCGCCCAGGTGGGCCCCGGCATAGAGGTCCCGGCGGACGCCTACAACACGAAGAGAAAACAGTATTTTTCTACGGACATCCTGCGGGAACTAAGTGGGATGAGACCCGGCGGCAAGCTCTACCTCCTGGGAGTGACCGAGCTTGACCTGTACGTGCCGACACTAAACTTCGTCTTCGGAGAGGCACTGCCGTTCAGGAACGTGGCCATTATCTCTCTGCATAGACTCCGGGAAGAGTTTTACGGCAGAGATGCCGACAACATAATCTTATCTGAAAGGATGACAAAAGAGGCGGTGCATGAGCTCGGTCATATATGGAGGTTGAGGCACTGCCCCAACCCGCGCTGTGTGATGTATTTCTCAAACAGCCTTGCAGATACCGACAAAAAGCCCGCGAGCTTCTGTAAGAACTGCCAGCCCCTCCTTAAACTTAAGAGACATGATAAATAA
- the nfi gene encoding deoxyribonuclease V (cleaves DNA at apurinic or apyrimidinic sites), translating to MKHKELHPWDVSYKDAVSLQEELRSKLIIKGMSGRPGVIAGADVAYSKLANRVYAGVIIMDFRSMDIIEEATAAAEATFPYIPGLLSFREAPVLLKAFSAIERTPDVILFDGQGIAHPRGMGLASHMGLVLDKPSIGCAKKLLIGEHKPVRDKVGAFSYIIHKRRRIGAALRTRAGVKPVFVSPGHKTDIASSIRVLLDSCRGYRLPEPVRRAHNLVTLLRVQTERGIRTTGYAN from the coding sequence ATGAAACACAAAGAACTTCATCCATGGGACGTAAGCTACAAGGATGCGGTTTCACTGCAGGAAGAACTCAGGAGCAAGCTCATTATAAAAGGTATGTCCGGGCGGCCCGGGGTTATAGCCGGGGCGGATGTGGCTTACAGTAAGCTTGCGAACAGGGTTTATGCCGGTGTTATCATCATGGATTTCAGGAGTATGGACATTATAGAGGAGGCCACTGCGGCTGCCGAGGCGACATTCCCCTACATACCCGGTCTTTTGAGCTTCAGGGAGGCACCGGTGCTCCTCAAGGCATTTTCAGCAATTGAGAGGACACCTGACGTCATATTGTTCGACGGGCAGGGTATCGCCCATCCCAGGGGTATGGGGCTTGCCTCCCACATGGGCCTGGTTCTGGATAAACCCTCTATCGGGTGCGCGAAGAAACTGCTCATCGGGGAACATAAGCCCGTGAGAGACAAAGTGGGCGCGTTTTCGTATATTATTCATAAGAGGAGGCGCATAGGGGCCGCGCTCAGGACAAGGGCAGGGGTGAAGCCGGTCTTTGTATCTCCCGGCCATAAGACGGACATCGCCTCGTCAATAAGGGTGCTTCTCGACAGTTGCAGGGGGTACAGGCTTCCTGAACCGGTCAGAAGGGCCCACAACCTTGTCACCCTTCTCAGGGTACAGACGGAAAGGGGCATAAGGACAACTGGTTACGCGAACTGA
- a CDS encoding peptidoglycan recognition protein family protein — translation MPVFYIIIIVVTVGIAAGLPLALLWKKPPDIPALCRTDAHDNDWRYIVIHHSATRGGSAGVFDDYHRNERGWKNGLGYHFVIGNGTQSGDGEIEVGQRWKRQLYGAHAGDGYFNRKGIGICLVGNFEEDEGPSRKQLESLEKIIRYLSKQYDIPLSRIITHKDVRENHTVCPGKNFPLEELRHRLRNIASKDTVNTEV, via the coding sequence GTGCCGGTCTTCTACATCATCATCATCGTGGTTACGGTGGGTATCGCTGCGGGACTTCCGCTGGCGCTGCTCTGGAAGAAACCTCCCGACATCCCGGCCCTCTGCCGGACAGACGCCCATGACAATGACTGGAGGTACATAGTCATCCACCACAGTGCCACACGCGGGGGCTCCGCCGGGGTATTTGACGATTACCACAGGAATGAGAGGGGATGGAAGAACGGTCTCGGTTATCACTTTGTTATAGGCAACGGCACGCAGTCAGGAGACGGGGAAATAGAAGTCGGTCAGCGGTGGAAGAGGCAACTTTACGGGGCACACGCAGGCGACGGCTATTTCAACCGTAAGGGTATCGGCATCTGTCTTGTAGGTAACTTCGAAGAAGACGAAGGTCCCTCCAGGAAACAGCTCGAATCCCTGGAGAAAATTATCCGTTACCTGTCCAAACAATACGACATACCCCTTTCGAGGATAATCACGCACAAAGACGTCCGGGAGAATCACACGGTCTGTCCGGGGAAAAACTTCCCGCTTGAGGAACTAAGGCATCGCTTAAGGAATATCGCCTCAAAGGATACCGTAAACACGGAGGTGTAG
- the purD gene encoding phosphoribosylamine--glycine ligase: protein MKVLIVGGGGREHALAWKIAQSPELKKLYCAPGNAGIARLADCINIDADDIDSLSNFARKERIDLTVVGPEKPLVKGIVDRFQANGLSVFGPSRKAAALEGSKVFSKTLMRKYAIPTAEFRSFKELDDARRYIGSQNRPPVIKADGLAAGKGAIVCNTQEEALEAAENIIEGKLFGEAGRRIVVEEFLEGEEVSVLAFTDGSTIVPLEAVQDHKALHDGDTGPNTGGMGAYSPVPAVTDELYRTIEKDILVPTVHAMKKEGSPYRGIIYVGLMLTSAGPKVLEYNVRFGDPETQTLLMRLRGDLLPTLFAVARGKLETVDFGWDPRPSVCVVMASGGYPGKYGTGEEINGLDDVAGVDDVVVFHAGTVVRQGKIVTNGGRVLGVTAVGADIREAQKRAYDAVAKISFSGAYYRKDIGAKALHHAGIA from the coding sequence ATGAAGGTACTAATCGTAGGAGGAGGAGGCAGGGAGCACGCCCTTGCCTGGAAAATCGCGCAGTCCCCGGAATTGAAAAAGCTCTACTGCGCACCTGGTAATGCGGGTATAGCCCGGCTGGCCGATTGCATTAACATAGATGCGGATGACATAGATTCGCTGAGCAATTTCGCGCGTAAGGAGAGGATCGACCTAACCGTGGTGGGGCCGGAAAAACCGCTGGTAAAGGGGATTGTTGACCGGTTCCAGGCTAACGGCCTTAGCGTCTTCGGTCCCTCAAGGAAGGCCGCCGCCCTGGAAGGCAGTAAGGTATTTTCAAAGACCTTGATGAGGAAATACGCCATCCCCACCGCGGAGTTCAGGAGTTTTAAGGAACTCGACGATGCCCGGAGATATATTGGCTCTCAAAACCGCCCGCCCGTTATCAAGGCCGACGGTCTCGCGGCCGGCAAGGGCGCTATAGTCTGCAACACCCAGGAAGAGGCCCTGGAAGCGGCAGAGAACATTATCGAGGGAAAACTCTTCGGCGAGGCCGGCCGCAGGATAGTGGTAGAGGAGTTTCTTGAAGGAGAAGAGGTATCCGTCCTGGCCTTCACGGACGGGAGCACGATTGTTCCCCTCGAGGCGGTTCAGGACCATAAGGCCCTCCACGACGGTGACACGGGCCCAAACACCGGAGGGATGGGGGCGTACTCTCCCGTACCAGCCGTTACAGATGAGCTTTACCGCACGATAGAGAAGGACATACTTGTCCCCACCGTCCATGCCATGAAAAAGGAGGGCAGTCCGTACAGGGGCATAATCTACGTGGGGCTGATGCTGACCTCGGCAGGCCCGAAGGTACTGGAGTATAACGTGAGGTTTGGCGACCCGGAGACTCAAACCCTGTTGATGCGCCTCAGGGGCGACCTCCTTCCGACGCTATTTGCCGTTGCCAGGGGGAAGCTGGAGACGGTTGATTTTGGGTGGGACCCCAGGCCGTCCGTCTGTGTGGTGATGGCCTCCGGCGGCTACCCCGGGAAGTACGGGACGGGGGAGGAGATAAACGGTCTGGACGATGTGGCAGGGGTGGATGACGTGGTTGTCTTCCACGCGGGAACGGTGGTCAGACAGGGCAAGATAGTGACGAACGGAGGAAGGGTGCTGGGAGTCACCGCCGTTGGCGCGGACATCCGGGAAGCGCAGAAAAGGGCCTACGACGCGGTGGCGAAGATAAGCTTTAGCGGCGCCTACTACCGTAAGGACATAGGCGCGAAGGCCCTCCACCACGCAGGAATCGCTTGA
- a CDS encoding prolyl oligopeptidase family serine peptidase: MASKITRSSTRVRGFSDAEMDFQLMRSLGVVCYGGGALGEVLSLVGSIKEGDPVSWTREFSALGERVAAMGEEALAKNHTVSAHNHFLRSSMYYRAAEYYEDPFKLTHRKLGLKSRDTFIKAAEFFDPPVEVLKIPYEDTWMPGYFLRPSTDGARRKTVIIVSGFDGSDEELYFQCGTAALERGYNVMIFAGPGQTGMLRFHPDLKFRPDYEVPISAAVDYALSIKEVDPDRLALYGISFGGYFSARGAAFEPRLKAVIPNSPIVDLHAYMVAFLGPEALEDPNDITLEEANALTGEELPPADKWAIKIICWRYGVLSFKAWLKRLEEFRLGDAVSNITCPSLALVGEGEGSEAVTQTDTYCSGVSGPVTRHVFTVAQGADSHCQLNNLALSCAVVYDWLDELFG; this comes from the coding sequence ATGGCATCTAAGATTACGCGTTCATCTACTCGTGTAAGGGGTTTTTCGGACGCGGAGATGGACTTCCAGCTTATGCGGAGTCTGGGCGTTGTGTGTTACGGTGGCGGGGCCCTGGGAGAGGTACTATCGCTTGTCGGCAGTATTAAAGAGGGTGACCCGGTCTCATGGACCCGGGAGTTCTCTGCGCTCGGCGAACGGGTCGCTGCCATGGGTGAAGAGGCGCTAGCTAAGAACCATACAGTCAGTGCACATAACCACTTCTTGCGTTCCTCCATGTATTACCGGGCGGCAGAATACTACGAAGACCCCTTTAAGCTAACCCACAGGAAACTAGGACTAAAGTCGCGAGATACCTTTATAAAGGCTGCGGAGTTCTTTGACCCACCTGTCGAGGTCTTGAAGATTCCTTATGAAGACACATGGATGCCCGGCTACTTCCTGAGGCCTTCAACCGACGGTGCGCGACGAAAGACTGTTATCATAGTGAGCGGGTTTGACGGTAGCGACGAGGAGCTTTACTTCCAATGCGGGACCGCTGCGCTTGAGCGCGGTTACAACGTTATGATCTTCGCGGGTCCCGGTCAGACTGGAATGCTGCGCTTTCATCCGGACCTGAAGTTCCGGCCTGATTACGAAGTGCCGATCAGTGCGGCTGTTGACTATGCGCTTTCAATTAAAGAGGTTGACCCTGACCGTTTGGCCCTCTACGGCATTAGCTTCGGCGGGTATTTTTCCGCCCGTGGGGCGGCCTTTGAGCCCCGGTTAAAGGCGGTTATCCCCAACTCGCCAATAGTCGATCTTCACGCCTATATGGTGGCGTTTCTGGGACCAGAGGCCCTAGAAGACCCTAACGATATTACGCTGGAGGAGGCGAACGCTCTTACCGGCGAAGAGTTACCACCCGCCGACAAATGGGCAATTAAGATCATCTGCTGGCGGTACGGTGTACTTTCATTTAAGGCCTGGCTCAAAAGACTGGAGGAGTTCAGACTGGGGGACGCAGTAAGTAACATTACGTGTCCTAGTCTGGCCCTTGTAGGTGAAGGGGAGGGTAGCGAAGCCGTGACTCAGACCGATACATACTGCTCCGGTGTAAGCGGTCCGGTGACACGGCATGTCTTCACAGTCGCACAGGGAGCGGATTCACATTGTCAGCTCAACAACCTTGCACTGTCCTGCGCGGTCGTCTACGATTGGCTAGACGAGCTTTTCGGCTGA
- a CDS encoding dipeptide ABC transporter ATP-binding protein: MNKKKVKISKQIPVPREVKDGLLIKVKDLKKYFPVHTEKLFHRDTRYVKAVDGVSFELGRARTLGLVGESGCGKTTTGRTLLRLEEPTRGSFMFNGKSVFDLKKEELRRLRRRMQIIFQDPYSSLNPRQSVGSIISEAMKIHGVGSRSERREAVEWILGRVGLLPTDVNRYPHEFSGGGRQRVAIARAIILRPDFIVCDEPVSALDVSIQAQIINLLEELQEEFRLSYLFVAHDLHVVRHISDEVAVMYLGKIVERAGTDELFSEPLHPYTRSLLAAVPRTKPGAGNGGRVILGGDIPSPLNPPRGCAFHTRCPEMIRDCKRLIPKLRETSEGHLVSCIRV, from the coding sequence ATGAATAAAAAGAAAGTAAAGATTTCCAAGCAGATTCCCGTACCGCGCGAGGTCAAAGACGGCCTCCTGATAAAGGTCAAAGACCTCAAGAAATATTTCCCCGTCCACACGGAAAAACTCTTCCACAGAGATACCCGGTATGTGAAGGCCGTTGACGGCGTCAGTTTTGAACTGGGCCGTGCCAGAACGCTCGGGCTTGTGGGCGAGAGCGGCTGCGGCAAGACCACAACGGGCAGGACACTCCTCAGACTCGAAGAGCCTACCCGCGGCAGCTTCATGTTTAACGGAAAATCCGTGTTCGACCTGAAGAAGGAGGAGTTGCGCAGGCTGAGGCGCCGTATGCAGATAATCTTTCAGGACCCGTACAGTTCACTTAACCCGAGGCAGTCGGTGGGCAGCATAATCAGCGAGGCCATGAAGATACACGGCGTAGGCAGCCGCAGCGAGAGGAGGGAGGCGGTCGAATGGATACTCGGCAGGGTCGGCCTGCTCCCCACGGACGTCAACCGCTACCCGCACGAGTTCAGCGGCGGCGGCAGGCAGAGGGTCGCCATTGCCCGTGCCATCATCCTCAGACCCGACTTTATCGTCTGCGATGAGCCGGTCTCCGCGCTCGACGTCTCCATACAGGCGCAGATAATAAACCTTCTGGAAGAACTGCAGGAGGAGTTCCGGCTGTCGTACCTATTTGTCGCGCACGACCTCCACGTGGTGAGGCACATCAGCGACGAGGTCGCGGTAATGTATCTGGGCAAGATAGTGGAGAGGGCCGGCACTGACGAACTCTTCAGTGAGCCGCTGCACCCGTACACCCGGTCCCTGCTCGCCGCCGTCCCCAGGACCAAACCCGGGGCCGGCAACGGCGGCAGGGTGATACTGGGCGGCGACATACCGTCACCGCTCAACCCGCCCAGGGGGTGCGCGTTCCATACCCGGTGTCCGGAGATGATACGCGACTGCAAACGGCTGATACCCAAACTCAGAGAGACATCAGAAGGTCATCTGGTGAGCTGTATCAGGGTGTGA
- a CDS encoding ABC transporter ATP-binding protein, giving the protein MTETLIRVKDLRTYFFVRPEIVRAVDGTSFDIHSGHTLAVVGESGCGKSAMGLSLLRLVPKPGRIVHGEIRFKDKKNLSVLSEKKMRRIRGGDISMIFQDPMSSLNPLMTIGEQVMETLLLHTPRRRKEARKEVIEMFARVGLPDPEEKFSSYPFELSGGMKQRVMIAMALVCNPSLLIADEPTTALDVTTQAQILALLRKLQRESGMAVLLITHDLGIVAETADFVAVMYAGRILEYAEVHEFFGKKLHPYTRGLFKSLPQLSSRGKKLYSIEGFVPDMARLPRGCRFQPRCPDVLDRCREREPELTSVNGGHKVACWLYE; this is encoded by the coding sequence ATGACGGAAACTCTCATAAGGGTTAAAGACCTCAGGACCTATTTCTTCGTCCGCCCCGAGATTGTCCGGGCGGTGGACGGTACCAGCTTCGATATACATAGCGGACACACGCTTGCCGTAGTCGGTGAGAGCGGGTGCGGAAAGAGCGCCATGGGCCTGTCTCTACTCCGCCTCGTCCCCAAGCCGGGGAGGATAGTGCATGGTGAAATCCGCTTTAAAGACAAAAAAAACCTGAGTGTCCTGTCTGAAAAAAAGATGCGCCGCATACGGGGCGGCGACATATCTATGATATTTCAGGACCCTATGAGCTCGCTTAATCCCCTCATGACCATCGGCGAGCAGGTGATGGAGACACTCCTCCTGCACACCCCCAGGCGCCGGAAGGAGGCCCGTAAGGAAGTTATCGAGATGTTCGCCCGTGTGGGCCTGCCGGACCCCGAGGAAAAGTTCTCAAGCTACCCGTTCGAGCTTTCAGGCGGCATGAAGCAGAGGGTGATGATTGCCATGGCGCTTGTCTGCAACCCATCACTGCTCATAGCGGACGAACCCACTACCGCTCTCGACGTCACCACCCAGGCGCAGATACTAGCGCTACTGCGGAAACTGCAGCGGGAATCAGGCATGGCCGTTCTGCTCATCACACACGACCTGGGCATCGTGGCAGAGACGGCAGATTTTGTGGCGGTCATGTACGCCGGAAGGATTCTTGAATACGCCGAGGTGCACGAATTTTTCGGGAAGAAATTACATCCCTATACCCGGGGGCTCTTTAAATCGCTGCCGCAATTATCCTCCAGGGGCAAAAAACTCTACAGTATCGAGGGTTTTGTGCCCGATATGGCCAGGCTCCCGAGGGGTTGCAGGTTCCAGCCCAGATGTCCCGACGTCCTGGACCGCTGCCGCGAGAGGGAACCTGAGTTGACGAGCGTAAACGGCGGACACAAGGTAGCCTGCTGGTTGTATGAATAA
- a CDS encoding RidA family protein, with protein MAIQRVNCKKRISYHEGLMSDGTIIPAEAMQKGSFLFCGGSIPKDPDNNWQVPLSFEDQCHTTFENMLGVLKAAGTSQENLIRVIIYLTDMRNWETMNKIYLQYIKSAPSRACIGIDSLNNGYQVEIIADAWVPAK; from the coding sequence ATGGCCATCCAGCGAGTAAATTGCAAGAAGAGAATATCCTATCATGAGGGTCTTATGTCCGACGGGACGATTATCCCGGCCGAGGCCATGCAAAAGGGTTCTTTTCTCTTCTGTGGCGGTTCCATACCCAAGGATCCGGATAACAACTGGCAGGTACCCCTCAGCTTTGAAGACCAGTGCCACACCACCTTTGAGAACATGCTGGGCGTGCTCAAGGCGGCCGGGACCTCACAGGAAAATCTGATAAGGGTGATTATCTATCTGACCGATATGAGGAACTGGGAGACCATGAACAAGATATATCTCCAGTACATCAAGTCGGCGCCTTCCAGGGCCTGCATCGGCATAGACTCCCTTAACAACGGGTACCAGGTTGAGATCATAGCCGACGCCTGGGTGCCAGCCAAGTAA